In Amycolatopsis jiangsuensis, the following proteins share a genomic window:
- a CDS encoding AMP-binding protein, with protein MDRTSTAQGVAGLLGSAAVRWPDRTAITETGTGTTLTWQELDAAAYAQARRLVEAGLEPGDRVVLRLPTSADFAVALFGVLRAGGVVVPLSPQAPDPELHPLLAHSGATFVVQRETDAELPEGVTGLPPRGEADGDPVDLGRSGEDVAVISYTSGTTGPPRGVQLSHRALLANLDQLAQVDGLLDAEDRLLISIPLFHVYGLGPGLLLATAQGASLVLSERFEPRRTLDDCAEHGVTAIAGVPTMYNEFAALGPDELRRGLATVRRMTSGAAPLHPKVLAAIREATGFDVYEGYGLTECAPVVTSTLVTGYPKPGSVGRALPGVELRLVDSDGTSDEVGLDPDEVDDVFESGGGTGLVSIRGANLFSGYWPDGAHGPDGEGWFRTGDVGYLDSDGDLHLVDRANDLIIVNGFNVFPHEVEEVISQLPEVAEVAVVGVVDERSGEAVKAVVVPAAGAALSHQQVVDQCAGRLAGYKVPHTVEFAETLPHSATGKLRRLKLR; from the coding sequence GTGGACCGGACCAGCACCGCGCAGGGCGTCGCCGGACTGCTCGGCAGCGCGGCCGTCCGGTGGCCGGACCGCACGGCGATCACCGAGACCGGCACCGGCACGACGCTGACCTGGCAGGAGCTCGACGCGGCGGCATACGCGCAGGCCCGCCGGCTCGTCGAGGCCGGGCTGGAGCCGGGTGACCGGGTCGTGCTGCGGTTGCCGACGTCGGCCGACTTCGCGGTGGCCCTGTTCGGAGTGCTGCGGGCCGGCGGCGTCGTCGTCCCGTTGTCGCCGCAGGCGCCGGACCCGGAGCTGCATCCGTTGCTCGCACACAGCGGCGCGACGTTCGTGGTGCAGCGGGAGACCGACGCGGAGCTGCCGGAAGGCGTCACCGGCCTGCCGCCCCGCGGCGAGGCGGACGGCGATCCGGTGGATCTCGGCCGCTCCGGCGAGGACGTCGCGGTCATCTCCTACACCTCCGGCACGACCGGGCCGCCGCGTGGCGTGCAGCTTTCCCACCGCGCGTTACTGGCCAACCTCGATCAGCTGGCCCAGGTCGACGGGCTGCTCGACGCCGAGGACCGGTTGCTGATCTCGATCCCGCTGTTCCACGTCTACGGTCTCGGCCCCGGCCTGCTGCTGGCGACCGCGCAGGGTGCGTCGCTGGTGCTGTCCGAACGGTTCGAGCCGCGGCGCACGCTGGACGACTGCGCCGAGCACGGCGTCACCGCGATCGCCGGCGTGCCCACCATGTACAACGAATTCGCCGCGCTCGGGCCGGACGAGCTGCGCCGTGGTCTCGCCACCGTGCGGCGGATGACGTCGGGTGCCGCGCCGCTGCACCCGAAGGTGCTCGCCGCGATCCGCGAGGCCACCGGTTTCGACGTGTACGAGGGGTACGGGCTCACCGAATGCGCGCCGGTGGTCACCTCGACCCTGGTCACCGGGTACCCGAAGCCGGGTTCGGTCGGCCGTGCGCTGCCGGGGGTGGAACTGCGGCTGGTGGACAGCGACGGCACCAGCGACGAGGTCGGCCTGGACCCGGACGAGGTGGACGACGTGTTCGAGAGCGGCGGAGGCACCGGGCTGGTGTCGATCCGCGGCGCGAACCTGTTCTCCGGCTACTGGCCGGACGGCGCGCACGGCCCGGACGGCGAGGGCTGGTTCCGCACCGGGGACGTCGGCTACCTCGATTCGGACGGCGATCTGCACCTGGTCGACCGCGCGAACGACCTGATCATCGTGAACGGCTTCAACGTCTTCCCGCACGAGGTCGAGGAGGTGATCTCGCAGCTGCCGGAGGTGGCCGAGGTCGCCGTGGTCGGGGTCGTCGACGAACGCAGCGGCGAGGCGGTTAAGGCGGTCGTCGTGCCCGCGGCCGGGGCGGCGCTGTCGCACCAGCAGGTGGTGGACCAGTGCGCGGGCCGGCTGGCCGGGTACAAGGTGCCGCACACCGTGGAATTCGCCGAGACGCTGCCGCATTCGGCCACCGGCAAGCTCCGTCGGCTCAAGCTGCGCTAG
- a CDS encoding sigma-70 family RNA polymerase sigma factor, translated as MTHPTTLPVRRGPVTAFSERVFGQPAPALPLARPAEEPDPAEVAKAEAWALVRSAQEGDSSAFGQLYDRYVDVVYRYTLFRLGDRDLAEDVTSETFLRALRRITSVSYQGRDVGAWFVTIARNLILDHVKSSRFRLEVVTDEVTEPGRPAAAVGPAAQAGPEQQAIAGATRVELLRCVAELGEDQRECIVLRFLQGLSVAETARVMDRNEGAIKALQHRAVRRLAQLLPTGLR; from the coding sequence ATGACCCATCCCACCACGCTCCCCGTTCGCCGCGGCCCGGTCACCGCGTTCTCCGAACGCGTGTTCGGCCAGCCGGCCCCCGCCCTCCCACTGGCCCGCCCGGCCGAGGAACCGGACCCCGCCGAAGTGGCCAAGGCCGAGGCCTGGGCGCTGGTGCGGTCCGCGCAGGAAGGTGACTCCTCGGCGTTCGGGCAGCTCTACGACCGGTACGTGGACGTCGTGTACCGCTACACGCTGTTTCGGCTCGGCGACCGCGACCTGGCCGAAGACGTCACGAGTGAGACGTTCCTGCGTGCGCTGCGCCGGATCACCTCGGTGAGCTATCAGGGCCGCGACGTCGGCGCCTGGTTCGTCACGATCGCCCGCAACCTGATCCTCGACCACGTGAAGTCGAGCCGCTTCCGGCTGGAAGTGGTGACCGACGAGGTGACCGAACCGGGCCGCCCGGCCGCCGCGGTCGGCCCGGCCGCGCAGGCGGGCCCGGAACAGCAGGCCATCGCCGGCGCCACCCGTGTCGAGCTGCTGCGCTGCGTGGCCGAACTCGGCGAGGACCAGCGCGAATGCATTGTGCTGCGGTTCCTGCAGGGTCTCTCGGTCGCCGAGACGGCCCGGGTGATGGACCGCAACGAGGGCGCGATCAAGGCACTCCAGCACCGCGCGGTGCGCCGGCTGGCCCAGCTGCTGCCCACCGGGTTGCGCTGA
- a CDS encoding DUF5667 domain-containing protein produces the protein MGVPGRFSRERAENERFDRALGAAPNRTGDEFAEELATVGALRELGATGAPDPATRARIRAEIEGRLGEPLPRRRRRLGPADLVAAGIALILGLAGLTLLLSRDALPGDALYQVKRAGEATALGLTFDSAGRAEKHLEFAAGRVDELGHLTDASPAAYRTALTDFGDDVRAGARGMADLATQDGDRTRLAELASWAKEESRLLAFAQTQAPAAARDDVTSARGLLDRVRQRTTALGFRLGCYRITTGSTDELGLLPASGACTRAPEAPGSAPAPPPSAPPSPDETAPPATSSTPDGRPELALTSSPTPTGSSVASSPAAPVVPPPITAPTSPRLPTSTRPRPPVVSVPPLLPGLPRIVIG, from the coding sequence GTGGGCGTGCCCGGGCGGTTTTCACGGGAGCGGGCCGAGAACGAGCGGTTCGACCGCGCACTCGGCGCCGCGCCGAACCGAACCGGCGACGAGTTCGCCGAGGAGCTCGCGACGGTCGGCGCGCTCCGGGAACTGGGCGCCACGGGGGCACCCGATCCGGCCACCCGCGCCCGGATCCGCGCGGAGATCGAGGGCAGGCTCGGGGAGCCGCTGCCCCGTCGCCGTCGCCGGCTGGGACCGGCGGACCTGGTGGCGGCCGGGATCGCACTGATCCTCGGCCTGGCCGGGCTCACCTTGCTGCTGTCCCGCGACGCGCTGCCCGGCGACGCGCTGTACCAGGTGAAACGAGCAGGCGAAGCGACCGCGCTGGGGCTGACCTTCGATTCGGCGGGCAGGGCAGAGAAGCATCTCGAGTTCGCCGCCGGCCGGGTCGACGAGCTGGGGCACCTGACCGACGCGTCCCCGGCCGCCTACCGGACCGCGCTCACCGACTTCGGCGACGACGTCCGGGCGGGCGCCCGCGGAATGGCCGATCTCGCCACACAGGACGGCGACCGTACGCGGCTGGCCGAGCTCGCGTCGTGGGCGAAGGAGGAGTCCCGGCTGCTGGCGTTCGCTCAGACGCAGGCCCCGGCCGCGGCACGCGACGACGTCACGAGCGCACGCGGTCTGCTCGACCGGGTTCGCCAGCGCACCACGGCACTCGGCTTCCGGCTCGGCTGTTACCGGATCACCACCGGCAGCACCGACGAACTGGGCCTGCTCCCCGCTTCCGGCGCCTGCACCCGGGCACCGGAAGCGCCCGGCTCCGCCCCCGCTCCCCCGCCTTCGGCCCCGCCGTCGCCGGACGAGACCGCTCCGCCGGCCACGTCGTCCACCCCGGACGGCAGGCCGGAGCTGGCGTTGACGAGCAGCCCGACACCGACCGGCAGCAGCGTTGCGAGCAGCCCGGCCGCACCCGTCGTACCGCCTCCCATCACGGCACCGACCTCGCCTCGGCTGCCGACGTCGACCAGGCCCCGGCCACCGGTCGTCTCGGTCCCGCCGCTGCTGCCGGGGCTGCCCCGGATCGTGATCGGCTGA
- a CDS encoding HAD family hydrolase, whose amino-acid sequence MEAVCVSAWRGKDKSQELERLATLAGEASAQAATTVAEPPAPPAPPDLTAAAFFDVDNTMMMGASIFYFARGLAARKFFTSADLAGFVWQQVKFRIGGRENKEDIKTHRERALSFVAGRTVEELTAISEEIYDELMADKIWSGTRALAQMHLDAGQRVWLVTATPIELAAIISRRLGLTGALGTVAESRDGVYTGRLVGDLLHGRAKAHAVRALASREGLNLKRCTAYSDSQNDVPMLSVAGTAVAVNPDSGLRDVARARGWEIRDFRTGRKAARIGVPSVLGAGAVAGAVAAGMAYRRR is encoded by the coding sequence GTGGAGGCGGTGTGCGTGTCAGCTTGGCGTGGCAAGGACAAGAGTCAAGAGCTGGAACGGCTCGCCACGCTCGCGGGCGAGGCGTCGGCGCAGGCCGCGACCACGGTCGCCGAGCCGCCCGCCCCGCCCGCGCCGCCGGACCTCACCGCGGCCGCGTTCTTCGACGTGGACAACACCATGATGATGGGCGCGTCCATCTTCTACTTCGCCCGCGGCCTGGCCGCGCGCAAGTTCTTCACCTCCGCCGATCTCGCCGGTTTCGTGTGGCAGCAGGTGAAGTTCCGCATCGGCGGACGGGAGAACAAAGAGGACATCAAGACGCACCGGGAACGGGCGCTGTCCTTTGTGGCCGGTCGTACGGTGGAGGAACTCACCGCCATCAGCGAGGAGATCTACGACGAGCTGATGGCGGACAAGATCTGGTCCGGCACCCGCGCGCTCGCGCAGATGCACCTCGACGCCGGGCAGCGCGTGTGGCTGGTCACCGCGACCCCCATCGAGCTGGCCGCGATCATCTCCCGCCGCCTTGGCCTGACCGGCGCACTGGGCACGGTCGCGGAATCCCGGGACGGCGTGTACACCGGCCGGCTGGTCGGTGACCTGCTGCACGGCAGGGCGAAGGCACACGCGGTCCGCGCGCTCGCCTCGCGCGAAGGCCTGAACCTCAAGCGCTGCACGGCTTATTCCGATTCGCAGAACGACGTGCCGATGCTGTCGGTGGCCGGCACCGCGGTGGCGGTGAACCCGGACAGCGGCCTGCGTGACGTGGCCCGCGCCCGAGGCTGGGAGATCCGCGACTTCCGCACCGGCCGCAAGGCCGCCCGCATCGGCGTCCCGTCGGTACTCGGCGCGGGCGCGGTGGCCGGCGCGGTGGCGGCCGGCATGGCCTACCGCCGCCGCTGA
- a CDS encoding TetR-like C-terminal domain-containing protein: MRQEGFTRLAHRLAEVRPSADPVRDLTALVSAYLGNALEHPDLYRVMFDANFEPEDAKAADDTLEYLVQAAERGRRDGRYREDVVALELATQSWAIAHGVVSLVANGPLPRGTLDHGAALLTALFVSVGDQPRRCHRSVRRGWRLPA, encoded by the coding sequence TTGCGCCAGGAGGGTTTCACGCGGTTGGCGCACCGGCTCGCCGAGGTTCGCCCGTCCGCCGACCCGGTCCGCGATCTGACCGCGCTGGTCTCCGCCTACCTCGGCAACGCACTCGAGCACCCCGACCTGTACCGGGTGATGTTCGACGCGAACTTCGAACCCGAGGACGCCAAGGCCGCCGACGACACCCTGGAGTACCTGGTGCAGGCGGCCGAACGCGGCAGGCGTGACGGCCGCTACCGCGAGGACGTGGTCGCGCTGGAGCTGGCCACGCAGAGCTGGGCCATCGCGCACGGCGTGGTGTCCCTGGTCGCGAACGGACCGCTGCCGCGCGGCACACTGGACCACGGCGCGGCGTTGCTGACCGCGCTGTTCGTCAGCGTCGGAGACCAACCGCGGCGCTGCCACCGCTCGGTGCGCAGGGGCTGGCGACTGCCGGCCTGA
- a CDS encoding lysophospholipid acyltransferase family protein produces MNRATNAGSEAHPVNGAEAQVIPLHGPGREKPVPEPRPEHGSEIQPDPRPGKRAEYRPEPRPEPRPGARPEPSAEAPVVAFPSATASEPESDPLPEGLREALTFLRRRLTGDYPVDEFGFDAELTETLVLPPLRALYEKWFRVDTFGVEHLPAAGGALLVSNHSGTLPLDALMTAVAVHDETGGRHLRGLGADLVFKLPLVGSFARKSGQTLACNADAERLLSAGELVGVWPEGFKGIGKPFSARYKLQRFGRGGFVSAAMRAGVPIIPVSVVGAEETYPKIGDLRLLARVLGLPYFPVTPFFPLLGPLGALPLPTKWTIEFGEPIRTDEYSPDAVDDPMLVFTLTDQVRESVQQTLYRRLSQRRSVFRG; encoded by the coding sequence ATGAACCGCGCGACGAACGCCGGAAGTGAGGCGCACCCCGTGAACGGTGCCGAGGCACAGGTCATCCCGCTGCACGGACCCGGCCGCGAGAAGCCGGTGCCGGAACCACGTCCGGAGCACGGGTCGGAAATCCAGCCGGACCCGCGCCCGGGTAAGCGAGCGGAGTACCGGCCGGAACCACGCCCCGAGCCCCGTCCGGGCGCGCGCCCGGAGCCTTCGGCCGAGGCGCCGGTCGTGGCGTTCCCGTCGGCCACCGCATCCGAGCCGGAGTCCGATCCACTGCCGGAAGGGCTGCGTGAGGCGCTCACCTTCCTGCGGCGCCGGCTCACCGGCGACTATCCGGTGGACGAGTTCGGTTTCGACGCCGAGCTCACCGAGACGCTGGTGCTGCCGCCGTTGCGGGCGCTGTACGAGAAGTGGTTCCGGGTGGACACCTTCGGCGTCGAACACCTGCCCGCGGCGGGTGGGGCGCTGCTCGTGTCCAACCACTCCGGCACGTTGCCGCTCGACGCGCTGATGACCGCGGTCGCGGTGCACGACGAGACCGGTGGCCGGCACCTGCGCGGGCTCGGCGCCGACCTGGTGTTCAAGCTCCCTCTGGTCGGGTCGTTCGCGCGCAAGTCAGGGCAGACGCTGGCCTGCAACGCCGACGCCGAGCGGTTGCTGTCCGCAGGCGAGCTGGTGGGGGTGTGGCCGGAGGGCTTCAAGGGCATCGGCAAGCCGTTCTCCGCGCGGTACAAGCTGCAGCGCTTCGGGCGTGGTGGATTCGTGTCCGCGGCGATGCGCGCGGGCGTGCCGATCATCCCGGTGTCGGTGGTGGGGGCCGAGGAGACCTATCCGAAGATCGGTGACCTGCGGCTGCTGGCGCGGGTGCTCGGCCTGCCCTACTTCCCGGTCACGCCGTTCTTCCCGTTGCTCGGCCCGCTGGGTGCGTTGCCGCTGCCGACCAAGTGGACCATCGAGTTCGGCGAGCCGATCCGCACCGACGAGTACAGCCCGGACGCGGTGGACGACCCGATGCTCGTGTTCACCCTGACCGACCAGGTCCGGGAGTCGGTCCAGCAGACGCTGTACCGGCGGCTTTCCCAGCGCCGCAGCGTGTTCCGGGGCTGA
- a CDS encoding NAD-dependent epimerase/dehydratase family protein yields the protein MASNIVLVTGVAGDLGGKLLARLGTNPEFERVLGVDTAPPAKDVLRRMGRAEFVRADIRNPLIAKVISSAEVDTVVHTSCTAHPAGPSRRSAVKEVNVIGTMRLLAACQRAPKVRKLVVKSTAAVYGAGARSQAVFTEDSELIPASASGYAKDAVEMEGYVRGLMRRRPDITVTLARFANIIGPEVDTVLARYFALPVVPTVFGYDARLQLLHGSDALSVLELATLQDKPGVFNVASEGVLTVSQAIRRAGRLGLPMPGAVVPSVGRLLRGAHVVDFSADQLRLLNFGRAVDITKLKKEFGYTPRWTTREAFDDYVAGRGLRPVLDGGRLAGLAGKVLEAAATGQAGR from the coding sequence ATGGCCTCGAACATCGTGCTCGTCACCGGGGTCGCCGGCGACCTTGGCGGAAAGCTGCTCGCCCGCCTCGGGACCAATCCGGAGTTCGAGCGCGTGCTCGGTGTCGACACCGCGCCGCCGGCCAAGGACGTGCTGCGGCGGATGGGCCGCGCCGAGTTCGTGCGCGCCGACATCCGCAATCCGCTGATCGCGAAGGTGATCAGCAGTGCCGAGGTGGACACCGTCGTGCACACCTCGTGCACCGCGCACCCGGCCGGGCCGAGCCGTCGGTCGGCGGTCAAGGAAGTGAACGTGATCGGCACCATGCGGCTGCTGGCGGCGTGCCAGCGGGCGCCGAAGGTGCGCAAGCTGGTGGTGAAGTCCACTGCCGCGGTGTACGGCGCGGGCGCGCGTTCGCAGGCGGTCTTCACCGAGGACTCGGAGTTGATCCCGGCGTCGGCCAGCGGGTACGCGAAGGACGCGGTGGAGATGGAGGGCTACGTACGCGGTCTCATGCGGCGCCGGCCGGACATCACCGTCACGCTCGCGCGCTTCGCGAACATCATCGGCCCGGAGGTCGACACTGTGCTTGCGCGCTATTTCGCGCTGCCGGTCGTGCCCACGGTCTTCGGCTACGACGCGCGGTTGCAGCTGCTGCACGGCTCCGACGCGTTGTCCGTGCTGGAGCTGGCGACGCTGCAGGACAAGCCCGGCGTGTTCAACGTGGCGTCCGAGGGCGTGCTCACGGTGTCGCAGGCAATCCGCCGCGCCGGTCGTCTCGGGCTGCCGATGCCGGGCGCGGTGGTGCCGTCGGTGGGCCGCCTGCTGCGCGGTGCCCACGTGGTCGACTTCTCCGCCGACCAGCTGCGCCTGCTGAACTTCGGCCGCGCGGTGGACATCACGAAGCTCAAGAAGGAGTTCGGCTACACGCCTCGCTGGACCACCCGCGAGGCGTTCGACGACTACGTGGCCGGCCGCGGCCTGCGTCCGGTGCTCGACGGCGGCCGGCTCGCCGGGCTGGCCGGCAAAGTGCTCGAGGCCGCCGCCACCGGGCAGGCCGGCCGATGA
- a CDS encoding 30S ribosomal protein bS22, with protein MGSVIKKRRKRMSKKKHRKLLRRTRVQRRKAGK; from the coding sequence ATGGGTTCCGTGATCAAGAAGCGCCGCAAGCGCATGTCCAAGAAGAAGCACCGCAAGCTGCTGCGCCGCACGCGAGTGCAGCGGCGTAAGGCCGGTAAGTGA
- a CDS encoding helix-turn-helix domain-containing protein produces MSPGKKEELPSVGQVQFLTVAEVATLMRVSKMTVYRLVHSGELPAVRVGKSFRVPEKAVHEYLQGAYFDVG; encoded by the coding sequence ATGTCGCCTGGCAAGAAGGAGGAACTGCCCTCGGTGGGGCAGGTCCAGTTTTTGACGGTCGCCGAGGTGGCCACGCTGATGCGGGTCTCGAAGATGACCGTGTACCGCCTGGTGCATTCCGGGGAGCTGCCCGCCGTACGGGTGGGCAAATCGTTCCGGGTGCCGGAGAAGGCGGTGCACGAGTACCTGCAGGGCGCCTACTTCGACGTCGGTTGA
- the proC gene encoding pyrroline-5-carboxylate reductase, translating to MTVIAVLGAGKIGEALLSGLLQGGHAPGDLLFTERYEDRARELETRYPGMQAVTVEDAARRADVLVVAVKPQDIEPVLAELAPLLGSSSLVVSLCAGLPTVLYERRLAEGVPVVRVMPNTPMLVGEAMSAVSPGRYATADHIAVVKELLSHVGQVVEVPEKQQDAVTALSGSGPAYFFYLVEAMIDAGILLGLPRALAGQLIIQSAVGAAKMLAEGEDHPVLLREAVTSPAGTTINGIRELEKHGVRAALLDAIEAARDRSVELGHEHQR from the coding sequence ATGACTGTGATCGCGGTGCTGGGAGCCGGGAAGATCGGGGAGGCCCTGCTGTCGGGCCTGTTGCAGGGTGGTCACGCGCCGGGTGACCTGCTCTTCACCGAACGGTACGAGGACCGCGCGCGCGAACTGGAAACCCGCTATCCGGGGATGCAGGCGGTCACCGTCGAGGACGCCGCGAGGCGTGCCGACGTGCTCGTGGTCGCGGTGAAACCGCAGGACATCGAGCCGGTGCTGGCCGAGCTGGCGCCGCTGCTCGGATCGTCGTCACTGGTCGTGTCGTTGTGCGCGGGCCTGCCGACCGTGTTGTACGAGCGCCGGCTCGCCGAGGGCGTTCCGGTGGTGCGGGTCATGCCGAACACGCCGATGCTCGTCGGCGAGGCGATGAGCGCGGTGTCCCCTGGCCGGTACGCCACCGCGGACCACATCGCCGTGGTGAAGGAGCTGCTGTCGCACGTCGGGCAGGTCGTGGAGGTGCCGGAGAAGCAGCAGGACGCGGTGACCGCCCTGTCCGGTTCCGGTCCGGCCTACTTCTTCTACCTGGTCGAGGCCATGATCGACGCCGGGATCCTGCTCGGCCTGCCGCGGGCGCTGGCCGGTCAGCTGATCATCCAGTCCGCGGTGGGCGCGGCGAAGATGCTGGCCGAGGGCGAGGACCACCCGGTGCTGCTGCGCGAGGCCGTCACCTCGCCCGCGGGCACCACCATCAACGGCATCCGGGAGCTGGAGAAGCACGGCGTCCGCGCGGCGCTGCTGGACGCCATCGAAGCCGCGCGTGACCGCTCCGTGGAGCTCGGTCACGAGCACCAGCGCTGA
- a CDS encoding thioesterase family protein has translation MNGSDDTATAFGAATTVRSLGDGTFTATLRAEWAIGTHPHGGFLVAVLAKAAAAVLRERGEATVEPLAVSAEFLHAPALGPVLLRTDVRKVGRRATVVAVSMEQRGRSCVEARVTTGRLPMRRPEWTDVPQLPAEPPSGALQLGGGDLSEGPFHLAKSCDVRLDPGTAGFLAGRTGDPPRLRLWARPRTGEVDVLFAMLAGDLNPPVVVGLGHRGWAPTVQLTALLRTRPAPGWLRVFVESRSVHEPWFDSDATVVDAQGRLVAQVRQLALAPAPGA, from the coding sequence GTGAACGGGTCCGACGACACGGCGACAGCGTTCGGCGCGGCCACCACAGTCCGGTCGTTGGGGGATGGCACGTTCACCGCGACCCTGCGCGCCGAGTGGGCGATCGGGACCCACCCGCACGGGGGGTTTCTGGTGGCCGTGCTCGCGAAGGCCGCGGCGGCCGTGCTGCGGGAGCGGGGTGAGGCGACCGTCGAACCGCTCGCGGTGAGCGCGGAGTTCCTGCACGCGCCCGCGCTGGGGCCGGTGCTGCTGCGTACCGACGTGCGCAAGGTGGGCCGCCGCGCGACCGTCGTGGCGGTGTCCATGGAGCAGCGTGGCCGCAGCTGTGTGGAAGCCAGGGTGACGACGGGGCGGTTGCCGATGCGCCGTCCGGAGTGGACCGACGTGCCGCAGCTGCCCGCGGAGCCGCCGTCGGGTGCGCTGCAGCTCGGCGGCGGCGACCTGTCCGAAGGCCCGTTCCACCTCGCCAAGAGCTGCGACGTGCGACTCGACCCGGGCACCGCCGGGTTCCTCGCCGGGCGTACCGGCGACCCGCCGCGGCTGCGGTTGTGGGCCCGGCCGCGTACGGGCGAGGTCGACGTGCTCTTCGCGATGCTCGCCGGGGACCTCAACCCGCCGGTGGTGGTCGGCCTCGGACATCGCGGCTGGGCGCCGACCGTGCAGCTGACTGCGCTGCTGCGGACCCGGCCCGCTCCGGGCTGGCTGCGGGTCTTCGTCGAATCGCGTTCGGTGCACGAGCCGTGGTTCGACTCGGACGCCACGGTGGTCGACGCGCAGGGCCGGCTGGTCGCGCAGGTCCGCCAGCTCGCGCTCGCCCCGGCCCCGGGGGCCTGA
- a CDS encoding sugar phosphate isomerase/epimerase family protein, with amino-acid sequence MSTPEKPVPVGLSTASVWPLRAGAAFELAAELGYDGVEVMVWADPVSQDVAAVRRWSRRTGMPVLSVHSPSLLITQRVWSPDPVVRLRMSVDAALELGARTVVVHPPFRWQRRYGDAFGDLVDELEDASGVEIAVENMFKVRPPGGSRGARVSAFRPSIDPTDVGFRHYTLDLSHTAAARMDALALAGRMGAGLSHVHLADGTGIPKDEHLVPGHGGQPCAQLLEKLAGDGFAGQVVLEVSTRGTAGAAGRARALAEALLFARLHLGQ; translated from the coding sequence ATGAGCACTCCGGAAAAGCCCGTCCCGGTAGGACTGAGCACCGCCTCGGTGTGGCCGTTGCGGGCGGGGGCCGCGTTCGAGCTCGCCGCCGAGCTGGGCTACGACGGGGTCGAGGTCATGGTGTGGGCGGATCCGGTCAGCCAGGACGTCGCCGCGGTCCGGCGGTGGTCGCGGCGTACCGGGATGCCGGTGCTGTCGGTGCATTCCCCGTCGCTGCTGATCACCCAGCGGGTCTGGTCGCCGGATCCCGTCGTGCGGCTGCGGATGTCCGTGGACGCGGCGCTGGAACTGGGCGCGCGCACCGTGGTGGTGCACCCGCCGTTTCGCTGGCAGCGGCGCTACGGCGACGCGTTCGGCGATCTGGTGGACGAGCTGGAGGACGCCAGCGGCGTGGAGATCGCCGTGGAGAACATGTTCAAGGTGCGTCCGCCCGGCGGGTCCCGCGGGGCGCGGGTGTCGGCGTTCCGGCCGTCGATCGATCCGACCGACGTCGGGTTCCGGCACTACACGCTGGACCTGTCGCACACCGCGGCGGCGCGGATGGACGCGCTCGCGCTGGCCGGGCGGATGGGCGCCGGGCTCAGCCACGTGCACCTCGCCGACGGCACCGGGATTCCCAAGGACGAGCACCTGGTTCCCGGCCACGGCGGGCAGCCGTGCGCGCAACTGCTGGAAAAGCTGGCCGGCGACGGGTTCGCCGGCCAGGTCGTGCTCGAGGTCAGCACCCGGGGTACCGCGGGTGCGGCCGGGCGGGCCCGGGCACTGGCCGAGGCGCTGTTGTTCGCCCGGTTGCACCTCGGGCAGTGA